The Haloplanus natans DSM 17983 DNA segment TCCAACTCCCCCATGTCGTTGGATACGTTTGGCCAATAGATACTTAACAGTTTGCTGGCAATAGCTGAGGTTCAGTGATAAGCTGACCAAAATGTGTCACTAAATTTGGTAGAAAATATGATATTTAGTCCCGTCTGTCGCCGAATTCTTCCGTCATTTGCTCTTCGTTGATCTCGATATCGTCGACCGGGCGATCGCGGATTTCTTCTTTCAATTTCGGGTTGGGGCGGTCGCCAGGATCACGGCCGCCGGACCCACTGTCACCGCTGAAGTATTTGATTCCGAATAGCGCTGCGAGACTCCCGATGATAGCTGAGACGACGCTGTTCGCCAACCCATCCGGAAGGTCGCCCCCGGAACCACCAGACTGAGTGGCGATTGGCGTGGCAGTCGGCGTGGCGGTCGGAGTCGCACGGGGTGTAGAATCGTCGCCCTCGTTGCGGGAGTCGGGGGTTCTCGTCCGCGTGGGTTCCGGCGTTCGGGTGCGAGTTTCAGGGGTTTGGGTGTCCGTGGACGGCACCCCAGGTGGTCCCGGTGGCTCCTGTGCGGGTTCCTCGCCACCTCCCGTCAATCGCAGCAATTTAGCCTGTTGCGCATCCTCCCAATTTTCCGTTGCGATGACGATATCGTTGTCTACGAGAGTCGGTGACGCCTCGAGGAGATCACCCTCGTCACGGTCGCCTTCGGTCGTGAACTGCCAGAGAATATCGCCTGTGGAAGCGTCCATCGCAGTGAGACACGTTCTATCGATAGCTCCAGCTAACACGACTCCATCGGCGTACGTGACCGACTGGAGGACCTGCCCGGGTTGTTCGGTCGACCAGAGTAAGTCGCCATCTACCGGGTCGAGTGCGTATACGAAATTGTCATTGCCGCCGACAAAGACCGTGTCGTCCGCGACTGTCGGTGCAGCGTACGCCTCCGAATCGATCGGATACGACCAGTCGATATCGCCGTCATCACGGTCGAACGCGTATACTGTGTTATCCAACCCGCCGGCGAAGACGCGTGTGTCGGTGACGGCGGGTGCACCGTCGACACCATCCTCGGTTTCAGGACTCGTGGCCTCGGCCCACTCGAGGTCACCTGTGTTGGCATCCCATGCGACGAGTCCGTAGTCGGAATCGCCGACGTAGACGGTTCCATCGACGACAGTCGGTGTCTCCGGCCGACCCATGTCCCGACGCCAGATCTCGTCGCCATCCGCGGCATCCAAACAAATGAGCTCGTCGGAACCGATGTAGACTCTCCCTTCGACGACTGCTGGGGCCCTGGGGCCGATTGCATCTCCCGTATCGAATTCCCACTCCAGTTCACCGGAGTCCGCATCGAGACAGTACAGCCATCCATCGTTACTACCGGCGTAGACGTAGCCGTCAACGACGGCAGGCGGACTCACAGCTATGTCACCAGTGTCGAACACCCACTCTTCATCCCCCGTACTGACATCGTACGAACGAATCGTCTCATCCCTGTTACCGAGGTAAATTGAGCCATTGGTGATGACTGGCGGAGTGCCTGCATCGTCATCGAGCAACGTCGTCCACCTCGCAGCGACATCAGTCGTCGGAGCGCTCTCACCGCCAGCGTGGCCGGTGTTGTACTGATCGTACCCCAACATCGGGCAGTCGGTGTGTGAGGTAGCCGCAACTGGTGTTGAAGACGTACGCACGCCGACTGCTGAGGCGAGACCAGTCCCAGCCACGGTTGCTAACCACGAGCGACGGGAAAATCGACCGCCTCCAGCCACCATTGACGTTCGATTTCAAGATATGTGCGTATAAGAATAGTTCGGTGGATACCATCGGGTCGTGGGGGAGACACGCTGTCCCGATCTACTTCAGAAGTCCACATTTGACCAGTCTACGGAGAGTACGTCACGAACGGGTCTGCCGCAAGCGTCAATCAACAAAATACGGACGGGAGTGGCTCAGAACTCATCGTCGTTCGGCCGTCGTGAGTTGATATCCTCAGCCGTCCGTTGATTGTCTCGGAGGGATTCGACTGGGAAGTCGGCAGCCTCCTCATCCCGACTGCTGTCGGAAATCGAACGTTCGCTTTGGTGTGTGGACAGCATCTCCTCCGCACGAATTCGCTCGACGGCTATTTCTGCGGCGTCGCGGATGCCGTCCTCGACCGCCTCGTCCGCGACGATCTCTTCGAGTGTCGGCAGAGCAGTCTCCTCACCGAGGTGTCCCAGTGCGTGTATGCATTCCCGTCGGTTGTCAGTGGAGTCGTCGGTAGCTTGCTCGGTGAACTCCCGAACCAGAATTGGGATCAGATCCGGGTGAGTTGCCTTCAGAGACTCGACAGCGTCCGGAGACTCAGAAAGTAACTGACGAAACCCGTCCTTAGCATGATGCCGGAAAACGTCTTTTTCGTGCTCTAACATGGTAGACAGATGGTCCAGAAGCACTTCCCGATTGGTGTCTCGGGTTACTGCTTTCTCGATTATTCGACCAACAAAGATCATCAGCATGCCGAGATTGTCGTCAGTCTCGATTTGAGTCAACAGTCGGTCGAGATACGGTTCGATCACCTCGAAATCTTCTTCGATTACGCTGCAAATGCACGTCTCTGCCCGATCCCGAACCAGATCGTTTTCGTGCTCTAAAGCCCGTATTAGGGAGTCCAGAATTTGCTCGTATTCCGACGGGCGGTTATACGCCATCAACGTATTAGCCGCTAATTCCTGTATCTCGGTATCGTCGTCGTATAACAGAGTCACGATAGTTGGAAGACCGTCGGCTAATTCGGGAGAATCGTTCAACTGATTCAAAACGGTAAGGCCTACCCTCCGGCAGAGTGAATTCGGTTCTTCGATAAGATCGAGAAGCCCCGGGATCGCCGGTCGGACCCAAGTGGGTTCGCTCTCAGCGATCGCCCCCAACGCCAGAGCTGCAGTAAGTCGTTCTGTTTGGTCTCCGTCATCGAGGCGGTCTACGAAACCGGGAATTGCCCCGCGAAACTCCTTCGGGTTCTCATTAATTCGGTCTAATATATTTCGAACTCCCTCAGGCGTTCCCGGGTTTCTGCCCTCTCCGTCGTGATCTGAGTGTTTATCAGGATTACGGTCAACCATAGTATTAGTTCGGCGAGATCATATCCTACCGCATCACTTCATTCAGTCCGCGTGAACACATTGGGTACACATTTCTGATCAACCAATGTCATTGTTTGGGCAGTATTAGAATGACAATATACAATAGTATAAGTCGAGTCCCCGGGAGATTCATCGAGGACCTAACCCCCCGCCCTCAGTTGTAAGTGAGCGTCATGTAACGGGGGCGCTCCATCGCAACACCAGTCAACAATAGCGGGTAGTGAGTCAATTCTCGTCGTCGGGGCGTCGTGTGTTGATGTCGTCCGCACTCCGTCTCGGTCGCTGGATCGTCTCGAGTTCCGGTTGTGGAGTGGATCGGTCGTTGGAATCAGAATTAGAATTGGAATCGGAGGTCTCTTGATGGCTGTTTTCGTGAGTCTGCCAATACTCAAACGTGAACAGTGTAACGCACGCCAGAGCGAGAACAACAATTCCGACTTGTCGAATCGCTCCAAGCCGATGCGCGGCCATTCCAGAGACCAACCCGATAATTGGAGAGACGAAAAAGAGAGTACACAAGATGAGCGCGCAGTTTCGGGTAGAGAACTTCCACCCCTCACGGATTCCTAATTTACTAAATATCGCCACACTGGAGTACAAAAACAGCAGCAGGAATATCCCCTCGGTCGCACTGCGACTCTTAGCGGTGTCGGTGAATGGACTGATCTGAATATATACATCGATTGGGTCTGCTATCGACAGATGGAAATGGATAATAGCAAATATCGACGCCAAAATTACTATCGATGAAATAATATCTATCCGACTCATATCGAAATATCCAAAGATTTTGTCAGATATCATATAAAAATTAACAAATATAAATGCACCAGCAAGCAAGGCACTTGCTAGTTGGAAGATCGCGTGGAGAAGCGCAGGAATCGGATCACCATATAGGAGATAGGTAGTCGGAGATTGAACAATTGGGACTCGTTGTAGGGACGACCAATATGTTAGAGCACTAATTAGAGCGAGATCCGATAGGAGGCTCAGTATAAAGCTATCATCGACGTGTGAACGTGTCCTCAGAACTGAACTAAGGGGGAGTGCAGTATATGCGAAAACTGCCAAGGCGGTATTCATATGCGAATCCGCCGCTGTCCGTTCCTGAGAAAATTAGCCCCTAGGAAACACGTCTCAAATTCTATCATTCTTCGGGCGTCGAGTATTGATATCGACCACGGATCTCGATTGCAGGGTCGTCTCAAGTTTCAGTTGAGAGTTATCCGATCGAACGGCGCCTGGCTTCCCACTTGAATGGTCTTCAGGATCTTCTTTGACAGCAATAAGAAAGTCACGAATCCGTGTGATGGACGGATGAGGAATCGAAACCACCGATATCGGCATCAGCGCAATCCTCACAGCCCAGACCATACACCCGAAATCCAGCTACTGACAAATATATGTTACGTAGGTGGGAAAACGAATAAAAAGATGTCTGACAAACTTATGTCTGATGACAGGGGTTGATCTGGAACGGGTCGAGGATAACCCGGTTCGATACTGGCGGGCCCAACAACGTGAGATCGAGGGTGCACTGGGTGCGTCCGATACCACAACTCGCCAGTACGGTAGCTATGCGTTCGTCAAAGCTGCCAAGGCGGGGGCAGTCCAAGATCTTCCCTCCTCGTTTGTGCGACTCGCACGGAATCACGTGACTGCGGAGGATACAGATACGCGTGTTAATGTGATCGGTGGCATCGGTGGGACGCTGATTTTCGCCGACTCGGATACTCGGCGCCGACTGGTGGATCCGTCGTTAGTCACGGAATTGGCGTCGGCAGCAACCACAGTCGAACAGGACTTGAGCGAGAACGCCTTGCTGACGCTTTCGGAGGTCGCATTGGAGTGGCCCGACCTCCTAGTCGACCATCCCGTCACGATCGACACCTGTGTCGAGAAGATGGCGGGATCGGGAAAGCGGGCGACGTATGCGGCGTTATCACTGGCCAACGTCGCGTACCACGACCCCGACGCCGTCGCGCCGTACTTCCAGAAGTTCCGGATGTTTATCGATCCTGCCGTCGATGAACGGCAACTGGCGGCTCTCATATACTGTCTCGCACAGACCGTTCCGCAACGGACCCTCGACGAAGGGGAGGTCGACGCAGTGATGACAGCAATCGACTACTGCAGTCAGTGTTTGCTCGAAGGCAAAGGGTCCCAAGCGCTGCGAACACTGGTGATCGAGTCAATGGCGGTGTTGGCTCAGCGATGGCCACGGGCGATCCTCGAAACGCCCGTCACGGAACTCGTCGAAACCGTCCTGTCCTGGGGCAACTCGAGTGGCCTGAGCGCCGGCGAGACGACACGAGAGGATCAGACACCACTATCGGAGGCCGAGGCCGCGATCAAACTGGCCACCGCCCTGCCGAAATCAGCCGTCGACCTCGATGGGCAGATGTTGCTGGCGATCGAGGGAGCGACCGAAGACCCAGAAGTCGAGAAGGCTGCCACCAAACTCAGAAAAAACGTCGGAACGCTCACCGTCGAGAGCATGTTCGAGCGGTTAGTCGTCGAAATCGAACATCTCGATGAGTTCATCTCAGTCGATATCAACAACAGCAGGAACATCAACTTCAACTCGCCGAACGCGAGCAACGTCTACTACGAGTAGTTGGCTGTCAGTTAGAGATGTCGTATACTGTTTGAGACAGCAGATAGGTGGTTGCCGCTCTTAACACACCCCTCCGATCCAGAGGTGGGATTTCTCTGCCCCCGAGGAATCCGTTGATTCCACCTGCTGTCCGGTCTCGTCCCTATCAGAGATCATCATCTGGGCGGCGGTCGGCAATATCTTCAGCGGTTCGCCGCGTATTCTGGATTGGTTCGAACGGAGAGTCGTCGATGCCCTCTTCAAACGTTGGAACTTCGTCAGACTCAGACTCGGGGTGAACGATGTCATCGAGATCGAACTGCCTGATATGATCCCGCGCTTCACTTTCGTCGAATCCGGAACTCAGTAATGCCACGTAGTGTATGTGAGCCCCGCTGTGATTCGAATCACGGTCAATAACCTCCTTGAAGTGAGTTCGGGCTGTGTGGTATTCCCCGAATTTTTCGACCAATAGACAGGCATAAATATAGTGAGCATCGGTTCGCTCCCAATGGATTTCGAGAGCTTTCTCTAAGTGAGTTCGAACGATATCGTACTCCTCACTTTCCCTAAATAGCGGGCGAGCGAGGTCTTCGTGTGTCCCAGTGCGCCCCGACTCTACTCGAATGTTCCTATCATAGTATGTTCGGTCGATGGAGAATTCATCAAATTCGCACCCCAACGTAAGTGCGTACATATAGTGAGCGTCGGCATTCTCAGGATCGTGATCGATGGCACGCTCTAGATGATCTCGGGCGGATTCGTACGCCTGTTCAACCTGAATCAGTGTCACTGCATAATGGAGATGTGCGTTAGCATGTCCGGGATCGAGTTGAATTGCCCTCTCGTAGTGAGTCAGGGCAGTTTCCAAGTCTGCAATCTCGTTGTCCGATAGGAGGCAGGCGTAGTGGTAGTGATATTTGGCATTCTCCGAGTCGTGTTTGATGGCGTTCTCGAACTGGACCCGTGCCGACTCGGTTTCACCCATCCTCTGGGCTAAGAAGAGCCCATAATTAAAACGGCCGCTGGCGTTCTCTGGATTTATCTCAATGGCTTTCTCGTAGTGGACTCGTACCTTCTCACCTTCCTGATATTCGTGGAGCAATAAATCCGCATACGAATAATGTGCCTCAGCATTCCAGGGGTTGATTTTAATCACTCGTTCGAAACGTTTCCGAAGCCTGTCGGGGCCAGACTTCGCATAAGAAAAAACTGTAATAGAGGCCATAGAGAGGTACATAGCAAAAATGGCATCATCCGGATTGCCCGATGAGAGGAACCGTTCTCCAATGGCGGCGGAGATTAAAAAGAGACCGCCGTAGATCACCAGTTGAATGAGTAGGAGCAACACTATGAACAGACCTGTACCTGTCAGGAGTCTATTTTTGTTAATGTCGTAGCCCAGGACTACGTCTATCGGAAGATGGTACCTCCATATCAAATATCCTGCTATCAGGGAAGTAACAAAACCGGGGACAATTCCCAAAATATCCACTGCCACTGTATCAGATATGTCACTTCTGTGTGCGCTTAAATGTACTGTGAGTATAGAACAGCTACTTATGTCAAATTCTCGTCAATCGCAATTCCGAAGGTCGAGATAGAGATCGTCGGCACGTTGTCGCCTCATCCCGACCCCTTCGTCCTCTAGGCGTGCGAAGGCACGCGTCACGGTGTACTCGTCGAACTCCGTCTCGGCGACGACGGTGTCGACGGAGACGTAGTCAACCACACCGACGTACTGCTCGCGAATCGTCTCGACGCAGTTGCTGGTTACCTCACTGCGCGTCTGGAACGAGAACAGGGTCGCGTTGGCGTCGAGGAGGCGTTCAGTTTCGTCGTAAACGACCGAGCGCTCGTGAAGATCGACCAGAACCAAGCCAACCTGTCGACTGAACGAGACGGCGTTCCCCCGGGCGACGGCAGTTTCGACCGCATCCGTCCACCCGGTCGGTGACGCAACGGCCAAGAGATGGGGCGTATCTTCGCCTTCCGCCCTCCGGACGACATCGTTGACCACTTCGAGGAGATCCGCCTGGGTTGCCGGGCGGTCGTCGCCGCCGTACCGGGCGAACGTTTCGAGATGGGGATGCACCCAGAGTTCGAGGACGAGTCGACGACGAGTGGAGAGCGAGAGTCGTCCGGACTCGCCGAGGACGAACCGCGATCGCCGGCCGAGGGGGTACTGACCGAGAACCGCATCCACCTCGTCGGGATCCTCACGATGCTCCGAGAGGAGTTGCCGCATCGTCTGCCGATCGTCCGTCCGAGAGTGGTGGTCACGCCAATAGGTGGAGTCGGCAGTGAACGTATTGCCTCCAGGGAGAGCGATCTCCGGACTCTCGTGGACTGCCGTTTCGAACCGGCTGGAGTAATCGAATTCGGCGATTCGCGCTTCGGTCGCGTACACCGTCTCGGTCGTCTCGCCCTCGCGATCCGGTAACTCTCCGCGTTCGAGCGCCGATTGGTCGGCCTGGAGTTCCTCGCGTGTGGCTTCGAGTTCCGCGCGTTCGGCCCGGAGTTCAGACACCTGCGCCTCGATTTCGGCTTTTTGCTCACGAAGTTGTTCCAGTTGGTCGGCGAGCAACTGTTCGTACTGGTCGTCGACGTCGCCGTCCGAAATCGTGGTTTCCAACTCGTCGATGGTGCCCTCCAGCGACGAGAGTTTCTCGCGATGTGTATCGATCCGGTCGCGTAGCGACTCTTGATGCTCCTGCTGGCGTTCGAGTAGGGTATTGACGCGTTCGAGGAGTGTGTCGATTCGCTGTGAATCGACTCCACTACCGGAGTCGAACGTGAGTCGATGGAGTTCGTCCGTCAGTTCACGGCGCTCGTCGCGGATACTCTGGTGAAGCGACTGTGAGAGTTCGTCCAGCGAATCTTCGACGACAGCGGCCAGTTCGTCGGTTATCGTAGCCCGCTGATTAGCGGCCTCGGCAGCTTCGAGGACGGCGTCTTCCATCTCGTCGGTGACGTTTGGCAGGCCGTTGTACCGCATGTACAGGCCGACTGCCTCCTGGAGGCGATCCAATCGCTCTTTGGTCAACTCTTCGACCGCCGCCATCTGTGCCTCATCGAGTTCGGAGTGGGTTCCAGTCAGCGCTTCGTTGAGAGCGTTGAGTTGTGGAGCCACCTCCTCGCGGATGAGATCGTACAGTTTCCCATCCTGACTGGCGATTCGCCGCTGGAGCGTCTCGCTGTCGGCGTCGTATACACTGTACTGCCGATAGCCGTCCAGTTCCAACATTTTCTCCAACACGCTATCCGGATACTGGGCGGCGATGGTCCCACTGGCACCCTGATCCGCGTAGTCCGCCGCCCCGAGCACGAGGCGCGCCTTGTCTATCACGAGAGTGAGTTCGTCGCAGAGGTCCTTGTCTGGAAGTTCCCCGCTCCGATACGCATCTCGGACGTTCTCCCGACACTCGAGGAGGGTCGTATGTTCCTCACGTCGGGACGGCCCCTTCGAGGACCGCTCCCAGTTCTTGATACCGTCGTTGATGATCAGCTCCGCCGTTCGTCGACACCGGCCCAAGTTGCCGAACTCGCTCATTACAGGAATCCCTCCATTTCGTCTTTGAGATAGTCCCTGACGACTCGCGGTGCCTCACCATAACCGGAGGTGTAGACCGTGACCGTTATTGATCCATCCGGATTGTCGGTAGTCCGATACCAACATTGGGCTGTGCCTTTGCGTGTGCTGAGCTTGTACACGTTCTTTCCGGGATTGGCGACTGCCGCATCCCGTTTGTTCATGAGACTCTCGAACAACCACTCGATCCGATCGGCGTCCACGTCCGTCTCGATATCGAATTCGAGGTCCGTCTCGGAAGGTGTCGTATCCACGTCTTCTAACCGCTTCACCTCCAAATCCTCGACGTCGTCGACTTTGGCCGACAGATCCTCGTACAGGCCGGGAAGGTCGTCAGTCTTCACCGACCGTACGAACCCGCGAAGTGGCGACACGTCGGTTCCATCGCGGTTGTTGAGTAGATATTCGACTCGCTTCCGTTCGGCTTCGTCCGTGTAATCGAGGACGATGAGGTACGTCTCACGGTCATCATCCTCGGTACTCGATCCGTGGTTGGAGTTGGTAGCAGTCCCAGACGAGGGGTCTTCACCCTCTGAATTCTCCGGTACGTGCCGATCATCTCGAAGCAACTGGTCACCCTCATCCATTCCGATCACCGAAGGACATGCACGCATCTTCCGTCCCGCGCCATATAAAATTGCGTGGGGATTGATCTACAACACACTGTGTTGTTTCTAGGAGACGACTTGCGATCAGATTGTTGCCGAATAGAGATGCTGATTAAGTTGGTCCTTTATAGAGACTAGATATAGTGTAGGAATTTGCCCAAACATTTATGTTGCCACAATCCATCGGTGTAGTTGCGACGGATGATACCAACTCAACTGACCCAACTGGTGGTCGCCGTGGGCGGGTTGAACCTGCTCGTGGGTGCCGCGTTCACCGCCGCGGTGTACACGGCACTCGAGCGTGTGCCGACCCTCGCAGGCGTCTTCGGCTTCCTCCTCGCCGCCGCAGTGGTGGCGACGGAAGCCCACCTCGGCGAACTGCTCCTCTCGGTCACCGTGGCCGAGATGAAACTCCTCGTGATCGCCGGCGTGCTCGGCGCGGCGCTGGGCATTGCCTCGTTCACGACGCTGTTCGAACCAACGATCGACGGAGGACGATAGATATGCACGTTCGAGAAATCATCAACAAGAAGCTCGGTTACGACGATGGAAGCAACCTGCTCGACCCGGACTGCTACCCGCCGATGCAGCTCGAAGAGGACCGGTTCGACACGGAGATCGAACAGGAACGGGCGAAAGAACGGGCTGAGAAACTCAAGGCCGAGAAAGAGGACCTCAAAGAACAGGGAGTCGGGGCGCCGCCGAGCGAAAAGGAAGCGCTCGCTACCGAAATCGAGTCCATCGACATGATCCTCCAGCAGGAGGATGCGGCGTACCAGGAAGCCACTGACGAACTGGCCCTGCTTCGCGTGGTCGACGGAATCCGACGGCGGATGAACACCGGCACGAAAAACTACGAGGAGGCGCTTTCGGAGACCAGCCAAGCCGACATCAAAAAGGAAGTCCGAGAGGTCGCCCGGGATCTGGACCGAGACGCCGGCAAGATCAATTCGATCCTCAAGGAACTGAAAATCTCCACGCGGATCACGACCTCCTCCAAGAGCAGCAACGGGAAGAGCAAGTACGTCGAGGAGATGGAGCGGCGCGAGGACGAACGGGAGTACAAGACCTCCAGTACCGAGGGTGCCCGGAACAGCCGAGACCGCAGCCGTAGCTAAGCGGGCCCGGTTTCGACACCGGATCATCTTTCAGGGGGCACGGCGGGCCGACACCGGTCGAGTCAAGTCGAGTCGAATCGAGAGGGCTCGGCCGGCGGCTCCGTCCGTGCTCCGTGAATGACCCTGCGTAGCCACGACGCTCGACAGAACACACGACAACCACACCACAACGACGACGACAATGTACGATCCGAACTCACGTGACCCGGACGATCTCCACAGGGAGTACAAGTCACGGCTCGATGCAGCCGAAACGGCCCTCGATGACGGGAAACCGAAACGAGCGGCGGACCACTATCGAGCCGCCGCAGATGCCAGAGAAGAACTCGGGACTATCCAAGGCGTGGACTACTCGTCACGCGTCCAAGAACTCCGCCAGATCGCCGAGCGTGCTGAGAGAGGTGATCGAGTCGAACGGGTCGACAACGGTGGAAGTAGCGGAGGCGATGACAGCAGTCCGAATGACGGTAGTAGCGAGGACAGCGGCGGTGCTGGCGATGGTCCCTCCGAATTTCGTGCGGTGATCGAGAGCTTCATCGTCGATACCGACACCGAGTGGGAGGACATCGGCGGATTAGAAGACACGAAACAGGAACTCAGGCAGGCCTTGGCACTCGGCGCGATAGGTAATAAACCGCCAGCCGTGCGGAGTTCACAGACCGGACTGCTGTTCGGTCCGCCGGGGACGGGGAAGACGATGCTCGCAAAAGCGGTCGCCAACGAGACGAATGCGACCTTTTTCAACGTGAAGTTGGGGTCACTCCTCAGTAAGTGGTACGGGCAGTCGAGTCAGAAGATCATCTCGCTGTTCGATGTCGCGAAAGAACTCGCTCCGTCGGTGATCTTCCTCGACGAGATCGACGCCCTGACTACAAGTCGGGGGGGAGGGGGCGACGACGCCTCCCGCCGTGTGTTGAACACGATCCTCTCCGAATTGAGCGCGCTCAAGGAGACTGACTCGTTCACGTACGTGCTCGCGAACACGAACACCCCGTGGGATCTGGACTTCGCAATCAGACGGCGGTTCTCACAACGGACCCTCGTCCCGCTTCCGGACGTGGACGCCTGCACTCAGATTACGCGAGTGCATACGACTAAAGGCGGTGTCTCCTTCGAGGGCGAACCATCGGCTCATGTGCCGAGAAACCTACGCACCGACATCACCGGCACGATGACGATCCCGGAAGCCATCGGGCAGGCCTGCCATCAGCGCGGATACACTGGGAGCGACATCGACAGCCTGACCGAACGGATGACCACCAAGATGGTGCACCGAGTGAATCCGGACCTGGAAGAGCGAGCTGACGAAGACCTCTCCGCCCTCGTCGATGAATCGATCGACATAGCTCCGATCCAACCCGCAGAGTCACGCGCCGCGTTCGAAGCCGTCAGTCCGTCGCTGTCTGATGGGGATATCGCACGGTTCCGCGACTGGAACGACCAGTACGGCACCGGGTGACAGGGTCTGGAACAACTGGTGAGTAGAGTCCGAGTGACGCCGCGGTTTGGATAGGATGGCCATCGCACAACCGTTCACCCCCTACACCCCAGAGAAAATAGCCGAGCGGATCGGTGTGTACGAACTCGGTCGACCCGCACCGACACCAACCGGTTACAAGGTGGTATACATCGGATCGGGGCGGCTCGCCGCCAGACTCGGAGAGCATGCACGGAGCGATAAACACTGGTGTGTCTATCGCGTCGAGATAACGAATTCCACTCGCCGTGCCCGTCAACGCGAACGAGTTCACCAGCGCCGGTTTCTGAACCGGGAAGGAACACTCCCGTTCTACAACGATCGCATCGGATGAGTGACTCCGGCCGTGAGGTGGATCGAATGTAGCCCTCCGCGGAATAGCCCCGAATTCTTATGTGTTAACATCCGTAGGTCGAAAATACGAGAGATACCACGATGACGAACTCCCGACGAGAGAATCAGACCTTGGAGGTGTTCAGTGAGGCCCGAGAGATTATATTTCATCCCGGCTGCGGCCCTCGAGAGGTGAGGAGCGCTCTCGAAGACGCAGTCGAGGCGCTCGAACGACACGACATGGATCCCACGCCGATCCAACATCACCTCGATAAGCACGAGGAGT contains these protein-coding regions:
- a CDS encoding outer membrane protein assembly factor BamB family protein, with the protein product MLGYDQYNTGHAGGESAPTTDVAARWTTLLDDDAGTPPVITNGSIYLGNRDETIRSYDVSTGDEEWVFDTGDIAVSPPAVVDGYVYAGSNDGWLYCLDADSGELEWEFDTGDAIGPRAPAVVEGRVYIGSDELICLDAADGDEIWRRDMGRPETPTVVDGTVYVGDSDYGLVAWDANTGDLEWAEATSPETEDGVDGAPAVTDTRVFAGGLDNTVYAFDRDDGDIDWSYPIDSEAYAAPTVADDTVFVGGNDNFVYALDPVDGDLLWSTEQPGQVLQSVTYADGVVLAGAIDRTCLTAMDASTGDILWQFTTEGDRDEGDLLEASPTLVDNDIVIATENWEDAQQAKLLRLTGGGEEPAQEPPGPPGVPSTDTQTPETRTRTPEPTRTRTPDSRNEGDDSTPRATPTATPTATPIATQSGGSGGDLPDGLANSVVSAIIGSLAALFGIKYFSGDSGSGGRDPGDRPNPKLKEEIRDRPVDDIEINEEQMTEEFGDRRD
- a CDS encoding HEAT repeat domain-containing protein: MVDRNPDKHSDHDGEGRNPGTPEGVRNILDRINENPKEFRGAIPGFVDRLDDGDQTERLTAALALGAIAESEPTWVRPAIPGLLDLIEEPNSLCRRVGLTVLNQLNDSPELADGLPTIVTLLYDDDTEIQELAANTLMAYNRPSEYEQILDSLIRALEHENDLVRDRAETCICSVIEEDFEVIEPYLDRLLTQIETDDNLGMLMIFVGRIIEKAVTRDTNREVLLDHLSTMLEHEKDVFRHHAKDGFRQLLSESPDAVESLKATHPDLIPILVREFTEQATDDSTDNRRECIHALGHLGEETALPTLEEIVADEAVEDGIRDAAEIAVERIRAEEMLSTHQSERSISDSSRDEEAADFPVESLRDNQRTAEDINSRRPNDDEF
- a CDS encoding tetratricopeptide repeat protein codes for the protein MAVDILGIVPGFVTSLIAGYLIWRYHLPIDVVLGYDINKNRLLTGTGLFIVLLLLIQLVIYGGLFLISAAIGERFLSSGNPDDAIFAMYLSMASITVFSYAKSGPDRLRKRFERVIKINPWNAEAHYSYADLLLHEYQEGEKVRVHYEKAIEINPENASGRFNYGLFLAQRMGETESARVQFENAIKHDSENAKYHYHYACLLSDNEIADLETALTHYERAIQLDPGHANAHLHYAVTLIQVEQAYESARDHLERAIDHDPENADAHYMYALTLGCEFDEFSIDRTYYDRNIRVESGRTGTHEDLARPLFRESEEYDIVRTHLEKALEIHWERTDAHYIYACLLVEKFGEYHTARTHFKEVIDRDSNHSGAHIHYVALLSSGFDESEARDHIRQFDLDDIVHPESESDEVPTFEEGIDDSPFEPIQNTRRTAEDIADRRPDDDL
- a CDS encoding coiled-coil domain-containing protein, with product MSEFGNLGRCRRTAELIINDGIKNWERSSKGPSRREEHTTLLECRENVRDAYRSGELPDKDLCDELTLVIDKARLVLGAADYADQGASGTIAAQYPDSVLEKMLELDGYRQYSVYDADSETLQRRIASQDGKLYDLIREEVAPQLNALNEALTGTHSELDEAQMAAVEELTKERLDRLQEAVGLYMRYNGLPNVTDEMEDAVLEAAEAANQRATITDELAAVVEDSLDELSQSLHQSIRDERRELTDELHRLTFDSGSGVDSQRIDTLLERVNTLLERQQEHQESLRDRIDTHREKLSSLEGTIDELETTISDGDVDDQYEQLLADQLEQLREQKAEIEAQVSELRAERAELEATREELQADQSALERGELPDREGETTETVYATEARIAEFDYSSRFETAVHESPEIALPGGNTFTADSTYWRDHHSRTDDRQTMRQLLSEHREDPDEVDAVLGQYPLGRRSRFVLGESGRLSLSTRRRLVLELWVHPHLETFARYGGDDRPATQADLLEVVNDVVRRAEGEDTPHLLAVASPTGWTDAVETAVARGNAVSFSRQVGLVLVDLHERSVVYDETERLLDANATLFSFQTRSEVTSNCVETIREQYVGVVDYVSVDTVVAETEFDEYTVTRAFARLEDEGVGMRRQRADDLYLDLRNCD
- a CDS encoding AAA family ATPase, whose translation is MYDPNSRDPDDLHREYKSRLDAAETALDDGKPKRAADHYRAAADAREELGTIQGVDYSSRVQELRQIAERAERGDRVERVDNGGSSGGDDSSPNDGSSEDSGGAGDGPSEFRAVIESFIVDTDTEWEDIGGLEDTKQELRQALALGAIGNKPPAVRSSQTGLLFGPPGTGKTMLAKAVANETNATFFNVKLGSLLSKWYGQSSQKIISLFDVAKELAPSVIFLDEIDALTTSRGGGGDDASRRVLNTILSELSALKETDSFTYVLANTNTPWDLDFAIRRRFSQRTLVPLPDVDACTQITRVHTTKGGVSFEGEPSAHVPRNLRTDITGTMTIPEAIGQACHQRGYTGSDIDSLTERMTTKMVHRVNPDLEERADEDLSALVDESIDIAPIQPAESRAAFEAVSPSLSDGDIARFRDWNDQYGTG